Genomic segment of uncultured Desulfobacter sp.:
GAGAGAGTGCCACTGGTTTACAAGGAAGTGTGGCAATGAAGGCAGAGTTGAGCCGTCTTCGAAAAGAAAACAACCGTTTGAAGATGGAACGTGAAATCTTAAAAAAGGCAGCAGCCTTCTTCGCGAAAGAAATGAGCTGAAGTATCAATTCGTTGATGCTGAGAGGAAGGCTTACCCAGTAGCTCTGATATGTATTGTCATGCTCATATCCCGGAGTGGATATTATGCCTGGCGTAAATGTAAAAAATCATTGAGGCAGAGGGAAGTAGAGAGACTAATTCCTATTGTTAAAGCGGCTCATCAAGCATCAAGGGGTACCTATGGCGCCCGCCGGATTGCAGAAGAGATAAAAGCATCCGGCAGTCCTTGCGGGCGGTACAAAGCTGGGTCATTGATGAAAATGGCCGGTGTTGCCGCCAAGCAGAAAAAGAAATTTAAAGCGACGACAGACAGCAAACACAATTTGCCAGTTGCATCGAATTTACTGAACAGACAGTTTGAAGTTGTCGAAGCGGACAAGGTTTATGTCTCTGACATTACATACATTTGGACCCACGAAGGGTGGTTGTATTTGGCCGTCGTTATAGACCTTTTTTCACGCCGGGTTGTCGGCTGGTCCCTGAGTAATCGAATGACCACAAAGTTGATCATGGATGCCCTGCACATGGCAATCAGGCGTCGAATGCCTGCCCCTGGCCTGCTATTTCATTCAGACAGGGGAAGTCAGTATTGCAGTAAAAACTTCCAGAAAATGTTGAATACCCTTGGGATGGTTAGCAGCATGAGCCGGAAAGGGAATTGCTGGGACAATGCCGTGGCAGAGAGCTTTTTCGGTAGTTTGAAGACTGAGAGGGTCTTTTTTACAAACTACATGACCCGAGAAGAAGCCCGGAGAGACATCATTGATTACATCGAAATGTTTTACAATTGCAACAGACGTCATTCCTATTTGGGGTATATCAGTCCAAAAGAATTTGAAAAACTGTGGTTTTTAGAAAAAGCCGCTTAACAAAGTGCCCACTTTTACTTGACCAGGTCACCTTATGGCCTGGCTATGTTCCACCAGTTTCAAAATGTATAGCTTGTGAGATTACCTGAACATGCAAAAGCTTTCTTACTCTAATACTGGCCCCTAACTATAATAGATAGACCTAACAGTGTTAAATTTATATCTCTACTGGTCTTAATCTCTGAGTCATAAGCCGTTCTGTATTAGTTGAGATGCAGAATATCCAAGAAAGGGGGTGCATGGGGAAACTACCCCACTCTGAACCATAATAGACCTGCCGAACATAACCAAATCAAATTTTTCATTTTATATTAGCTCATCCAGCCCGATACCATTCAGACGAACATTTTAGTTACACATCCCCACAATGTATGCTATATTAGTTCGTTCCTTAGTGTAGCTTGGCTACTTGCTAAAGTTGACACTTTTGAGCATAAACAATAACCTGACTTTGAAGAAAACATAGAAAGTCAAGAGGTTACCCCCGAACGTCAGTGAAATCGTTCAGCGCTTCCTAATCCTTGTGCGCAAGTTCGATTCTTGCCGGGGGCACCACTATTTTAAAGAACCTTGGCGGTGTAGGTATCTTTGCCGCAACTGAGATACAATGCAGGATGTTTTGAAAAAGCCTGAGTTACTTGCGCCGGCGGGTAACTTTGAAAAATTAGAAATTGCAGTCCATTACGGGGCAGATGCCGTTTATCTAGGTGGCAAGGATTTTAGTTTAAGAAACTTTTCAGGCAATTTTGCCGACGATGAACTTGAAGATGCGATAAAATTTGCCGAAAAACACCAGGTAAAGGTCTACCTTACCTGCAACATCTATTCTCGCAACCATGAGCAGGACGGTATTGATGCCTTTCTGGAAAGAGTGGGCAAGATCGGCCCCCATGCCATTATCATTTCCGACCCGGGCATCCTGCTAAAAGCCAGACAGATCATTCCCCATATTGACATCCACCTAAGCACCCAGGCCAATACCACAAACTTCAATGCCGCAATTTTTTGGGCCCAGCAGGGTATTAAACGGATAAACCTGGCAAGGGAATTATCCCTCCAGGAGATACGAACCATTGCATCGTGCGCAGGAATCGAAACAGAGACCTTTGTCCACGGAGCCATGTGCATGTCCTACTCCGGCAGATGCATTTTAAGCAGTTTCCTAAGTGGCCGGGACGGCAACAGAGGCCTATGCAGTCACCCCTGCCGCTGGAATTACGCGGTCATGGAAGAACTTCGCCCCAATGAATATTTCCCTGTTCAAGAAGACAGCCGGGGTACGTATATATTTAATTCCAAGGATATGTGTTTAATCGACCATATTCCCGAACTAATCCATGCCGGAATTTCCTCCTTTAAAATAGAAGGCAGAATGAAAGGAATAAATTACCTGAGTTCTGTGGTGAAAACATATCGCAACGCCATTGACGCCTATATCGCTGAACCGGATACCTATTGCGTCCGCCCGGAATGGCATTCAGAACTCTATCAAACGTATCACCGGGCCTATTGTACCGGATTCTATTTTGGTCATCCTGATGGCGATTCAAAAAACACCATGAATCCAGGCAATATTCACCGAGGAAAGATTCATAGTTTCATAGGTAAAATACTGGAAAACCGTGACAAACATTTGTATTTGATCGATATCAGGAATAAGTTGCTGCCTGGTGACGAAATAGAGATCCTCAGTCCCCAAGGTCCTGCGCGGCAAACCAAGGTGATGTCACTGACAAACGAAAAAGGCGAACCCGTGGACAATGCGAAACCCAATACCCGCCTGCTGATAGGAATACCTTTGCAAGCCTGTCCCAACGATATTGTTCGCAAAACATAAAATATTTGTCATCCAGCCATGTGTTGATGAAACCGCCCAAATCCCGGGAGCAATTCGCAAGTAATATCAAAACAATTCAATATCTTATATCAACTTTTCGCATAAAAACCTGACGACATCTTTAATTTGACTTTACATTATAAGTTCTGTAGATTATCTTTGTATTACGGCTTTAAATCATTTCTATGACATTCTTTCAGGAGTTTTTAATATGTTTGAAGACGACGAAACCCTACAAATGTATATTGAAGAATCGCTGGATCACTTGGCCGATATTGAAAGTGATTTGTTGACGATTGAGGAGGGCGGCGCAAACATTGATCTCGATTTGGTCAACAATGTTTTCAGGGCGGCCCACTCCGTTAAAGGCGGTGCGGGATTCATGGGGCTGACAACCATTAAAAATCTTGCCCATCATCTTGAGAATGTATTAGGAATGATCCGAACCAAAGAGTTGAGCCCGGACTCTGAAAAAATCAGCATATTACTCAAAGGATTTGACGAGCTTGAAGGCCTGTTGAACAACATTCAGACCAGCAACGAGGTTGATATTTCAGCCCATGTCCAGGCGTTGGAAGGCATAGTCAGTGGAACTGGGCCTGCAGCCGAACCTGTCCGGGAAGCCGTACAACAAGAAAGCCGGGAAAATGAGCGACCAGAAGTGCTTGCAGATATTGTGCTCCAAGACGGCAGAGTGTTTGAACAGGTGCCGCTCAAGGCGGTTGAAATCAGCAAGGCCGAAGGCAAAAACCTGTTCCTTATTGAATACGATCTGATCAGCGATTTTCACCGGCAATCCAAAATGCCTACGGAGATATTAGGCAATCTGGCAAAAACCGGCACCATTATTGAAACCAGACTTAATATTGCCGCTGCCGGTACGCTCAGCGATGCAGACATGCCCGGCAAGCTTCCTTTCCAGCTATTATTTGCCTCTATTATTGAACATGATATGGCCGAGACGCTATTTGGTGTGGCAAATCGGCGCATCCACATCATTACAGACGATATGATCAGTCCATCAGCAGGCAGTGGAGATGCTCCGCAGCCGCTGCCCGAAGCTGTTGAAACCGTAAAAGTAACGCCTTCGCCTGAGGTGGTAATGCAACCCGCAGCGGTAGCGACACCGACCCCCAAAGTAGAAAAGCGGCAAAACAACCCAGAAGTCCAGGAGGCACCTGTGGAAAAATCCCAGGAAAAAGATTTGGCTATTGGCGGCAAGCCCCAAAGCTCTTTGCGTGTGAATGTAGGGCTATTAGACACCTTAATGAACCTTGCCGGAGAACTCGTTCTCAGCAGAAACCAGCTTCTCCAGGGGGTCAATTCGTCCAACATAAAGGCGACGGAGCTGTCCAGCCAGCGAATTGACATGATCACATCTGAACTTCAGGAGGCGATCATGCGCACGCGGATGCAGCCCATCGCAAATATTTTAAATAAATTTACCAGGGTGGTCAGAGATTTGTCCCACCAACTGGGAAAATCCATAGACCTGGATATTGAAGGCAAGGATGTTGAATTGGACAAAACCATCCTGGAGTCCATCAATGACCCGTTAACCCATCTGGTCAGAAATTCCGTTGACCATGGCATTGAAACACCCATGGAACGGGAACAAATGGGCAAAAAGGGTACGGGAAAAATCGTATTAAAGGCATTCCACGATGCAGGCCAGGTCAACATCGTTATCTCAGACGATGGGCGGGGATTGGATCCTGCCAAAATCGCCTCATCGGCCATTGAAAAAGGCCTGATATCCGAATCACGGGTGGCCGAAATGTCGGACAAACAGAAAACAGAACTAATTTTCTTGCCGGGATTTTCAACGGCCAAAGAGGTTACGGATGTATCCGGCCGGGGCGTGGGTATGGATGTCGTGGTCACAAACATTGAGGCATTAGGCGGTATCATAGAACTGGACTCAACCCCAGGACAGGGAACCGATATCCAGATTAAGCTGCCTTTGACGCTGGCCATTATTCCCAGCCAAATCACCTCTGTGGGCAATGAGCGCTACGCAGT
This window contains:
- a CDS encoding IS3 family transposase (programmed frameshift), with protein sequence MKKDRKKYAPEFKEEAVKLITEQGYQITEAARNLGVNPTMLGRWKREIEGSGESATGLQGSVAMKAELSRLRKENNRLKMERENLKKGSSLLRERNELKYQFVDAERKAYPVALICIVMLISRSGYYAWRKCKKSLRQREVERLIPIVKAAHQASRGTYGARRIAEEIKASGSPCGRYKAGSLMKMAGVAAKQKKKFKATTDSKHNLPVASNLLNRQFEVVEADKVYVSDITYIWTHEGWLYLAVVIDLFSRRVVGWSLSNRMTTKLIMDALHMAIRRRMPAPGLLFHSDRGSQYCSKNFQKMLNTLGMVSSMSRKGNCWDNAVAESFFGSLKTERVFFTNYMTREEARRDIIDYIEMFYNCNRRHSYLGYISPKEFEKLWFLEKAA
- a CDS encoding U32 family peptidase, with amino-acid sequence MQDVLKKPELLAPAGNFEKLEIAVHYGADAVYLGGKDFSLRNFSGNFADDELEDAIKFAEKHQVKVYLTCNIYSRNHEQDGIDAFLERVGKIGPHAIIISDPGILLKARQIIPHIDIHLSTQANTTNFNAAIFWAQQGIKRINLARELSLQEIRTIASCAGIETETFVHGAMCMSYSGRCILSSFLSGRDGNRGLCSHPCRWNYAVMEELRPNEYFPVQEDSRGTYIFNSKDMCLIDHIPELIHAGISSFKIEGRMKGINYLSSVVKTYRNAIDAYIAEPDTYCVRPEWHSELYQTYHRAYCTGFYFGHPDGDSKNTMNPGNIHRGKIHSFIGKILENRDKHLYLIDIRNKLLPGDEIEILSPQGPARQTKVMSLTNEKGEPVDNAKPNTRLLIGIPLQACPNDIVRKT
- a CDS encoding chemotaxis protein CheW; protein product: MFEDDETLQMYIEESLDHLADIESDLLTIEEGGANIDLDLVNNVFRAAHSVKGGAGFMGLTTIKNLAHHLENVLGMIRTKELSPDSEKISILLKGFDELEGLLNNIQTSNEVDISAHVQALEGIVSGTGPAAEPVREAVQQESRENERPEVLADIVLQDGRVFEQVPLKAVEISKAEGKNLFLIEYDLISDFHRQSKMPTEILGNLAKTGTIIETRLNIAAAGTLSDADMPGKLPFQLLFASIIEHDMAETLFGVANRRIHIITDDMISPSAGSGDAPQPLPEAVETVKVTPSPEVVMQPAAVATPTPKVEKRQNNPEVQEAPVEKSQEKDLAIGGKPQSSLRVNVGLLDTLMNLAGELVLSRNQLLQGVNSSNIKATELSSQRIDMITSELQEAIMRTRMQPIANILNKFTRVVRDLSHQLGKSIDLDIEGKDVELDKTILESINDPLTHLVRNSVDHGIETPMEREQMGKKGTGKIVLKAFHDAGQVNIVISDDGRGLDPAKIASSAIEKGLISESRVAEMSDKQKTELIFLPGFSTAKEVTDVSGRGVGMDVVVTNIEALGGIIELDSTPGQGTDIQIKLPLTLAIIPSQITSVGNERYAVPQVNLNELLRIPASQIKEKIEKVGDADVVRLRGELLPLLNLADMLGIQRTFVDPDTGEEQDDRRTSLSDRRSKVHMPEGGADGEHKIKKGIQRTENDRRYHAASAINIAVVSAGAFKYGLVVDQLHDSEEIVVKPVGRHLKKCTAYAGATIMGDGKVALILDISNLAQMAELSAIAEASQNAAKAAEEEAAARADKVALLTFKNSETEHFAAPLSIVERIERIKTSAIEQVGDRKVVQYRGGSLPLYELSQVANVEQLPERDQQEVIVFKVKDRELGLMVTPPVDAQEVVLNIDDSTLKQTAVSGSMIINNHTTLLVDIFELVKTLNPEWFAAEAQAAASMAEDGEKIILFAEDSAFFRNQVKKFMEEDGFKVLEAEDGLIAWELLKERSEEIDLVVTDLEMPNMDGFEFTKRIKTDPKYSHLRVIALTSLASEAHIEKGKSVGIDEYEIKLDREKLMAVIRQYTNL